Proteins encoded together in one Bacteroidota bacterium window:
- a CDS encoding sulfite exporter TauE/SafE family protein, whose translation MMNDLNVLLGTAAIIAFTHTLFGPDHYLPFIVMSKARKWSLWKTTWLTIACGIGHVGSSIVLGVIGIAFGIGLYKIEFFEGFRGNLAAWAFIIFGFAYMMWAFYRIYFNKPHKHKHFHTDGHLHVHEHTHSNEHDHVHHKKITPWILFTIFVLGPCEPLIPILMYPAAELSTFGIIAVSVVFSVITIGTMLGIVILATLGINFLPMGKLEKYIHVIAGATIFLSGIAIVFLGL comes from the coding sequence ATTATGAACGACTTAAACGTTTTACTCGGAACAGCGGCAATCATTGCTTTCACCCATACCCTTTTTGGCCCCGATCACTACCTCCCTTTTATAGTGATGTCGAAAGCAAGAAAATGGTCCTTATGGAAAACCACCTGGTTAACAATTGCCTGTGGAATTGGTCATGTTGGAAGTTCAATTGTACTTGGCGTTATTGGTATAGCTTTTGGGATTGGACTCTATAAAATTGAATTCTTCGAAGGTTTCCGTGGAAACCTTGCAGCATGGGCCTTCATTATTTTTGGATTTGCCTATATGATGTGGGCATTTTATCGTATATATTTCAACAAACCACATAAGCATAAGCATTTTCACACAGATGGTCATTTACATGTTCACGAGCATACCCATAGCAACGAACACGATCATGTTCATCATAAAAAAATCACTCCCTGGATCTTATTTACCATTTTCGTGTTAGGGCCTTGCGAACCATTGATTCCTATTTTAATGTATCCTGCCGCTGAATTAAGTACCTTTGGTATCATTGCCGTAAGTGTAGTTTTCTCAGTGATAACCATCGGTACCATGCTGGGAATTGTTATCCTGGCAACCCTGGGTATTAATTTCCTTCCAATGGGAAAGTTAGAGAAATATATACACGTAATTGCCGGCGCAACCATCTTTTTAAGCGGAATAGCCATTGTATTTTTAGGCCTTTAA
- a CDS encoding ABC transporter ATP-binding protein, producing the protein MVKIELKNLDFAYNGSLVLKNINHHFEQGKLISIVGPNGSGKSTILKCMDRILQPKNGTIYLDERNIINFHAEELAKKIAYVPQSEGGTFPATVFDSVLLGRKPHIQWSPRQNDLEVTASMIEKMNLKNISLKSINKLSGGQRQRVFIARALAQEPEVLLLDEPTANLDLKHQIAVLKVLKKLTEQGITVIIAIHDLNLALLFSDHFVLLKDGEVFASGEKEIITNKNIEKLYDIKVNIIKQKDKIFIIPLS; encoded by the coding sequence ATGGTTAAGATAGAACTTAAAAACTTAGATTTTGCTTACAATGGCAGTTTGGTTTTGAAAAACATCAACCATCATTTTGAGCAAGGGAAATTAATCAGTATCGTCGGGCCAAACGGCTCGGGTAAAAGCACCATCCTTAAATGTATGGATCGCATCCTTCAACCTAAAAACGGAACCATTTATCTTGACGAAAGGAATATTATAAATTTTCATGCTGAAGAATTAGCAAAAAAGATAGCTTATGTCCCGCAAAGCGAGGGTGGAACTTTTCCAGCTACGGTATTCGATTCGGTTTTGTTGGGGCGAAAACCGCACATTCAATGGTCGCCAAGACAAAATGACCTTGAAGTTACCGCCTCGATGATCGAAAAAATGAACCTCAAAAACATCTCCCTAAAGAGTATAAACAAGTTAAGTGGCGGGCAACGACAAAGGGTTTTTATCGCCCGTGCCCTTGCACAGGAACCCGAAGTGCTTCTTTTAGATGAGCCAACGGCAAATCTGGATTTAAAACATCAGATCGCTGTCTTAAAAGTCCTTAAAAAACTCACTGAACAGGGCATCACTGTAATTATTGCCATTCATGATTTGAATTTAGCATTACTATTCAGTGATCATTTTGTATTATTGAAAGATGGAGAGGTATTTGCAAGTGGCGAAAAAGAAATCATCACCAACAAAAACATTGAAAAACTTTATGACATCAAGGTTAATATAATTAAACAGAAAGATAAAATATTCATCATTCCTTTATCCTGA
- a CDS encoding SAM-dependent methyltransferase, translated as MRITEIGIVKNNFETENNPHEIKKYESRIIIKDEFLEGLDLIEEYEFIDIVFDFDRSTSYEMTATTLRGNVKGLFATRKPDRPSSIAVTTVKLLERNGNLLRVIGLDALNNTPVLDIKPVDFSMVEDKMDKIRLDELKNNPRREIVNDILRNDLETLMIKAAALHGHYCPGVALGVMAGTKAMGLMRETGDGMEDILAITETNNCFSDGVQFVTGCSFGNNALIFKDFGKTAFTLTKRDGKGIRITARADAKEYMRQAHPLFTESFQKVVKGQDHSKYELLKFKKYGRDRAFATLGLDFDKLFKIENIKVSIPAYAPSHESIICRKCGENTMSTRAIGDLCLPCSGEKYAELNGAGIVMSDEL; from the coding sequence ATGAGAATCACAGAAATAGGTATCGTTAAAAACAATTTTGAAACTGAAAATAATCCGCACGAAATCAAAAAATACGAAAGTCGAATTATCATCAAAGACGAATTTTTAGAAGGCCTTGATCTTATTGAAGAATACGAATTCATCGATATTGTTTTTGATTTTGATCGATCTACTTCATATGAGATGACTGCAACCACACTCCGGGGCAATGTTAAAGGATTATTTGCTACTCGTAAACCTGACCGACCGAGTTCTATTGCAGTTACCACGGTCAAACTTTTGGAAAGAAATGGAAATTTGCTTCGGGTTATTGGTTTGGATGCCTTAAACAACACACCGGTCCTTGATATTAAACCAGTTGATTTCTCAATGGTTGAAGATAAAATGGACAAAATTAGATTGGATGAACTTAAAAATAATCCCCGAAGGGAAATCGTAAATGATATTCTGCGCAACGATCTGGAAACCTTAATGATTAAAGCCGCGGCCCTGCATGGCCACTATTGTCCCGGAGTAGCATTAGGTGTTATGGCTGGGACAAAAGCCATGGGATTGATGCGCGAAACAGGTGATGGGATGGAAGATATTCTTGCTATCACTGAAACCAATAATTGTTTCAGTGATGGGGTTCAATTTGTAACAGGCTGTTCATTCGGAAATAATGCTTTAATATTTAAGGATTTTGGGAAAACCGCTTTCACCCTTACCAAAAGAGATGGAAAAGGAATTAGAATTACCGCAAGAGCCGATGCGAAAGAATATATGCGTCAGGCTCATCCATTATTCACAGAAAGTTTTCAAAAAGTAGTAAAAGGACAGGATCATAGTAAGTATGAACTTTTAAAATTTAAAAAATACGGTCGTGATCGGGCATTTGCAACGTTAGGTTTGGATTTTGACAAATTATTTAAAATTGAAAATATTAAGGTCTCTATCCCGGCTTATGCACCATCTCACGAGAGTATTATTTGCAGAAAATGCGGGGAAAACACCATGAGTACAAGGGCTATCGGAGATTTATGTTTACCTTGCTCCGGAGAAAAATATGCAGAACTTAATGGAGCAGGAATAGTTATGAGTGATGAATTATAA
- a CDS encoding acetamidase/formamidase family protein, translating into MKKTIIILFGFSLILILGCKAKSPIAKSEIPKYFKIDHTLTADQTHNKFSSIIEPVLRVKSGAVIEVFTEEASDQELNINSTKEAIGTMNADLIHPITGPVYVEGAEPGDVITVNLLEIEIGDWGWLAIFPGFGILDQEFTEPYLRNFKLDDKNRTINFKDHINIQLKPFPGVMGVAPPTDEMLSTIPPRANGGNMDNPFLVEGTLVHFPVFVEGALFSIGDGHAAQGLGEVCGTAIEAPMRIVYRITLEKGGRSIPEPEYENNDYYAVSAYGTTLIEASQKATKYMVDYLEKEFYLSREEAYLLCSIAGDLHIAEVVDLPHYLVSMHISKKVLGL; encoded by the coding sequence ATGAAAAAAACAATCATCATATTATTCGGTTTTTCCTTGATCCTGATTTTAGGTTGCAAGGCTAAAAGCCCAATTGCAAAATCGGAAATCCCAAAATATTTCAAAATAGATCATACCCTTACAGCAGATCAAACTCACAATAAATTCAGTAGTATAATTGAGCCTGTTCTTAGGGTAAAATCAGGAGCAGTGATTGAAGTATTTACGGAGGAAGCCAGTGATCAGGAGCTAAATATCAACTCAACCAAAGAAGCTATTGGAACCATGAATGCTGATTTGATCCACCCGATTACGGGCCCAGTTTATGTGGAAGGTGCTGAACCGGGAGATGTGATCACCGTAAACCTGCTTGAAATTGAAATTGGTGACTGGGGCTGGCTTGCTATCTTTCCTGGTTTTGGAATTCTTGATCAAGAATTTACTGAACCCTATTTGCGAAATTTCAAACTGGACGATAAGAATCGCACCATTAATTTTAAGGATCATATTAATATTCAACTGAAGCCGTTTCCCGGAGTTATGGGCGTTGCCCCTCCCACCGACGAAATGTTAAGCACCATTCCACCTAGGGCCAATGGTGGTAATATGGATAATCCATTTTTGGTTGAAGGCACCCTCGTGCATTTTCCTGTTTTTGTTGAAGGAGCTTTATTTTCAATAGGAGATGGTCATGCTGCACAGGGATTGGGTGAAGTTTGTGGAACAGCTATTGAAGCTCCGATGAGGATCGTATACAGAATTACCTTAGAAAAAGGAGGACGTTCAATACCAGAACCTGAATACGAAAATAATGATTATTATGCCGTATCAGCCTATGGAACCACTTTGATCGAGGCATCCCAAAAGGCCACCAAATATATGGTTGATTATTTGGAAAAAGAATTTTATCTGAGCCGTGAAGAAGCTTATTTGTTATGTTCAATTGCTGGAGATTTGCATATTGCCGAAGTGGTCGATCTTCCTCATTATTTAGTTAGCATGCACATTTCAAAAAAAGTGCTTGGCTTATAA